One region of Moraxella sp. ZY210820 genomic DNA includes:
- the rpoH gene encoding RNA polymerase sigma factor RpoH: MTDNNHQLMPLSMTAPGVNLGAYINNVNQIPILTPEQEKELAERYYYDQDLEAAKILVMSHLRFVIHIARSYAGYGLPQGDLIQEGNLGLMKAVKRFDPNMGVRLVSFAVHWIKAEIHEYVIRNWRIVKIATTKAQRKLFFNLRSLKKSSKKLNLEEAQAIANDLNVTVEQVLEMEGRLTAYDAAFEAQNDDDDEQSHSVAPALYLEDNRYDPARLIEEDDWEEQNTASLHQAMQSLDDRSRHILQRRWLDEDKSTLHELAAEYNVSAERIRQLEKNAMDKIKTAMLAG; this comes from the coding sequence ATGACGGACAACAACCACCAGTTGATGCCCTTGTCAATGACCGCACCCGGTGTCAATCTTGGTGCTTATATCAATAATGTTAATCAAATTCCTATTTTAACGCCAGAACAAGAAAAAGAGCTGGCGGAACGTTATTATTATGACCAAGATTTAGAAGCTGCAAAAATTTTAGTAATGTCGCATTTACGTTTTGTGATTCACATTGCACGCAGTTATGCAGGATATGGGTTACCACAGGGAGATTTAATTCAAGAAGGGAATTTAGGTTTAATGAAGGCAGTTAAACGTTTTGATCCAAATATGGGCGTACGTTTGGTTTCATTTGCCGTACATTGGATTAAAGCAGAAATTCATGAATATGTGATTCGTAACTGGCGTATTGTTAAAATTGCGACAACTAAAGCACAGCGTAAATTATTTTTTAATTTACGTAGCTTAAAAAAATCAAGTAAAAAATTAAATCTCGAAGAGGCTCAAGCCATTGCCAATGATTTAAATGTTACCGTTGAGCAAGTGCTTGAAATGGAAGGGCGTTTAACGGCTTATGATGCTGCTTTTGAAGCACAAAATGATGACGATGATGAACAATCGCATAGTGTTGCTCCTGCTTTATATTTAGAAGATAATCGTTATGATCCAGCACGTTTAATTGAAGAAGATGATTGGGAAGAGCAAAATACAGCATCACTCCATCAAGCAATGCAAAGTTTAGATGATCGTTCACGTCATATTTTACAACGTCGTTGGCTTGATGAAGATAAATCTACCTTGCATGAGTTGGCTGCGGAATATAATGTTTCAGCAGAACGTATTCGTCAGCTTGAAAAAAATGCAATGGATAAAATTAAAACGGCAATGTTGGCGGGTTAA
- a CDS encoding DUF423 domain-containing protein — MWLMIASLNMALAVVLGAFGAHGLKNMATAQQLAWWATATDYFFYHALGLLALAVLHKINSLFPIKASFICIQLGIVLFCGSLYIMGVGATSSLGMITPIGGLFMIIGWLLLAFNALKYRKM, encoded by the coding sequence ATGTGGTTAATGATTGCAAGTTTAAATATGGCATTAGCTGTCGTGCTAGGTGCATTTGGGGCTCATGGTTTAAAGAATATGGCAACAGCTCAACAGCTTGCTTGGTGGGCAACGGCAACAGATTATTTTTTCTACCACGCACTAGGTTTATTAGCATTAGCAGTTTTACATAAAATCAATAGCTTATTTCCGATTAAAGCTAGTTTTATCTGTATTCAGCTTGGTATCGTCTTATTTTGTGGTTCATTATATATTATGGGAGTTGGAGCGACATCAAGTTTAGGTATGATTACTCCGATTGGTGGTTTATTCATGATTATTGGTTGGTTATTATTAGCATTTAATGCCTTAAAATATCGTAAAATGTAG